The Streptomyces sp. NL15-2K genome contains a region encoding:
- a CDS encoding APC family permease, producing MGQPTETASPQLQRRLGVTDAVLIGLGSMIGAGIFAALAPAARAAGSGLLVGLAVAAVVAYCNATSSARLAARYPASGGTYVYGRERLGDFWGYLAGWAFVIGKTASCAAMALTVGSYVWPGHAHAVAVAAVVALTAVNYAGIQKSAWLTRAVVAVVLAVLAAVVVASLTSSATDTTRLDVGSDAGVIGVLQAAGLLFFAFAGYARIATLGEEVRDPARTIPRAIPLALALTLVVYAAVAVAVLTVLGPVGLAEAAASLSEAVRAAGANWLAPVVRLGAAVAALGSLLALILGVSRTTLAMARDRHLPHVLADVHPRFQVPHRAELLVGAVVAILSATTDLRGAIGFSSFGVLVYYAVANASAWTLTPDERRPPRIVPALGLTGCLLLAFTLPAASIAWGTAVLALGVAAYGIRRAITARRTP from the coding sequence ATGGGTCAGCCCACCGAGACCGCATCACCTCAGCTCCAGCGGCGCCTCGGCGTCACTGACGCCGTGCTGATCGGGCTGGGCTCGATGATCGGCGCCGGCATCTTCGCGGCGCTCGCCCCGGCCGCCCGCGCAGCCGGCTCCGGCCTATTGGTCGGTCTGGCGGTGGCCGCGGTGGTGGCCTACTGCAATGCCACGTCCTCCGCCCGGCTGGCCGCCCGCTATCCCGCCTCCGGCGGCACCTACGTCTACGGGCGCGAACGGCTCGGCGACTTCTGGGGCTACCTGGCCGGCTGGGCCTTCGTGATCGGCAAGACCGCCTCCTGCGCCGCGATGGCGCTCACCGTCGGCTCGTACGTCTGGCCCGGCCACGCCCACGCCGTCGCGGTCGCCGCGGTGGTGGCACTGACAGCCGTCAACTACGCCGGGATCCAGAAGAGCGCATGGCTCACCCGAGCCGTCGTCGCCGTCGTCCTGGCAGTGCTGGCGGCGGTCGTGGTCGCGAGCCTCACCTCCTCGGCGACGGACACGACCCGCCTGGACGTCGGCTCCGACGCCGGCGTCATCGGCGTCCTGCAGGCCGCGGGCCTGCTGTTCTTCGCCTTCGCCGGGTACGCCCGCATCGCCACCCTCGGCGAGGAAGTCCGCGATCCCGCGCGCACCATCCCCCGCGCCATCCCGCTCGCCCTGGCCCTCACCCTGGTCGTATACGCAGCGGTGGCCGTAGCCGTCTTGACCGTGCTCGGCCCGGTCGGGCTGGCAGAGGCGGCCGCTTCGCTGTCGGAGGCGGTGCGCGCCGCCGGCGCGAACTGGCTGGCGCCCGTCGTGCGGCTCGGGGCGGCCGTCGCCGCGCTCGGCTCCCTGCTCGCCCTGATCCTTGGCGTCTCCCGGACCACTCTGGCAATGGCCCGCGACCGGCATCTGCCGCACGTCCTGGCCGACGTCCACCCGCGCTTCCAAGTGCCGCACCGCGCCGAACTGCTGGTGGGCGCCGTCGTCGCGATCCTGAGCGCCACCACCGACCTGCGCGGCGCGATCGGCTTCTCCTCCTTCGGCGTTCTCGTCTACTACGCCGTAGCCAACGCCTCGGCCTGGACACTCACTCCGGACGAGAGGCGCCCGCCCCGCATCGTCCCCGCGCTCGGCCTGACCGGGTGCCTGCTGCTGGCCTTCACCCTGCCCGCCGCTTCCATCGCATGGGGCACCGCAGTCCTCGCTCTCGGCGTCGCCGCCTACGGCATACGCCGGGCCATCACCGCCCGCCGGACGCCCTGA
- the kdpA gene encoding potassium-transporting ATPase subunit KdpA — protein sequence MSPVLAGVLQLLALIAALALAYRPLGDYMARVYSSDKHLRVEKWIYKGIGANPNTEMRWPAYLRGVLAFSAVSVLFLYLLQRVQGSLPGSLGFSSIDPDQAFNTAASFVSNTNWQSYYGEQAMGHVVQTGGLAVQNFLSAAVGIAVAVALVRGFARSRTGELGNFWADMVRGVVRILLPLSVVAAIVLVACGAIQNFSGIHSVGQFMGGSQEWNGGAVASQEAIKEVGTNGGGYFNANSAHPFENPNAFSNLFEIFLLLLIPFALTRTFGRMVGSLRQGYAILATMATIWVGFICLMWWTEFTHHGPAFEIAGGAMEGKETRFGIGASSIFSISTTLTSTGAVDSFHSSNTGLGGGLNLLGMQLGEIAPGGVGSGLYGMLIMAIIAVFIAGLMVGRTPEYLGKKIGTSQIKLAACYILITPALVLIFTAAAMALPTPGNSMTNSGAHGFSEILYAYTSGANNNGSAFAGLNADTQWFNTTIGIAMLLGRFLPMVFVLALAGSLAEQKPVPATAGTLRTEKPLFTGLLVGAILIITGLTYFPALALGPLAEGLAS from the coding sequence ATGAGCCCCGTCCTCGCCGGTGTGCTCCAGTTGCTCGCGCTGATAGCGGCGCTGGCCCTGGCATACCGACCGCTCGGCGACTACATGGCCCGGGTCTACTCCTCCGACAAGCACCTGCGTGTCGAGAAGTGGATCTACAAGGGCATCGGCGCCAACCCGAACACCGAGATGCGCTGGCCCGCCTATCTGCGCGGCGTCCTCGCCTTCTCCGCGGTGAGTGTTCTCTTCCTGTATCTGCTGCAGCGCGTGCAGGGCAGCCTGCCCGGCTCGCTGGGCTTCTCCTCGATCGACCCCGACCAGGCGTTCAACACCGCGGCCTCCTTCGTGTCGAACACCAACTGGCAGTCGTACTACGGCGAACAGGCCATGGGTCACGTCGTGCAGACCGGCGGGCTGGCGGTGCAGAACTTCCTGTCCGCCGCGGTCGGGATCGCCGTCGCGGTGGCTCTGGTGCGCGGCTTCGCCCGCTCGCGGACCGGGGAACTGGGCAACTTCTGGGCCGACATGGTGCGCGGTGTCGTCCGCATCCTGCTGCCGCTCTCAGTGGTCGCCGCGATCGTGCTGGTCGCCTGCGGTGCCATCCAGAACTTCTCCGGGATCCACTCCGTGGGCCAGTTCATGGGCGGCTCGCAGGAGTGGAACGGCGGCGCGGTCGCCTCTCAGGAGGCCATCAAGGAGGTGGGCACCAACGGCGGCGGGTATTTCAACGCCAACAGCGCGCATCCCTTCGAGAACCCCAACGCGTTCTCGAACCTCTTCGAGATCTTCCTGCTTCTGCTGATCCCGTTCGCGCTGACGCGGACCTTCGGCCGGATGGTCGGCTCGCTGCGGCAGGGCTACGCGATCCTCGCGACGATGGCGACCATCTGGGTCGGCTTCATCTGCCTGATGTGGTGGACCGAGTTCACCCACCACGGTCCGGCGTTCGAGATCGCGGGCGGGGCGATGGAGGGCAAGGAGACCCGCTTCGGCATCGGCGCCTCGTCGATCTTCTCGATCTCCACGACGCTCACCTCGACCGGTGCGGTGGACTCCTTCCACTCGTCCAACACAGGTCTAGGCGGCGGGCTGAACCTGCTGGGCATGCAGCTCGGCGAGATCGCACCCGGCGGTGTGGGCTCCGGCCTCTACGGCATGCTGATCATGGCGATCATCGCGGTGTTCATCGCCGGCCTGATGGTCGGCCGCACGCCCGAGTACCTGGGCAAGAAGATCGGCACGAGCCAGATCAAGCTGGCGGCCTGCTACATCCTCATCACCCCGGCGCTGGTACTCATCTTCACCGCCGCGGCGATGGCGCTGCCGACTCCGGGCAACTCGATGACCAACTCGGGCGCGCACGGTTTCTCCGAGATCCTGTACGCGTACACGTCGGGCGCCAACAACAACGGCTCGGCCTTCGCCGGTCTGAACGCGGACACGCAGTGGTTCAACACCACGATCGGCATCGCGATGCTCCTCGGGCGTTTCCTGCCGATGGTGTTCGTGCTGGCGCTGGCCGGCTCGCTGGCCGAGCAGAAGCCGGTGCCGGCTACCGCGGGCACGCTGCGCACCGAGAAGCCGCTGTTCACCGGGCTGTTGGTGGGCGCGATCCTGATCATCACCGGTCTGACCTACTTCCCGGCCCTGGCGCTGGGACCGCTGGCCGAGGGGCTGGCGTCATGA
- a CDS encoding MerR family transcriptional regulator, with translation MITIGQLARYVGVSIKTIRVYHDKGLLPEPDRDASGYRRYGANDAIALIKIRTLAEAGVPLARIRDLRSAPDEEFQEALREIDDELTARIRGLRTTQERLRRLAAGQLAPLPAEVGAHLEDLARWGFTPRWVDLQRDLWILVFATHPDRAITLFHDQAETLADPALRQLFLDYDHAHDLDEDDPRIDDLARRIVEATRERYGPDEPPQLDATSEIPALIQGTVNASSPAWQRLDTLIRTHPDA, from the coding sequence GTGATCACCATCGGGCAGCTGGCGAGGTACGTCGGAGTGTCGATCAAGACCATCCGCGTCTACCACGACAAAGGGCTGCTCCCCGAGCCCGACCGCGATGCGTCCGGCTACCGGCGATACGGCGCGAACGATGCCATCGCCCTGATCAAGATCCGGACGCTTGCCGAAGCCGGCGTGCCCCTGGCCCGTATCCGGGACCTGCGATCAGCGCCCGACGAGGAGTTCCAGGAGGCGCTGCGCGAGATCGACGACGAGCTCACGGCCCGCATCCGTGGCCTGCGGACAACGCAGGAGCGCCTGCGCCGGCTCGCCGCCGGGCAGCTGGCGCCGCTGCCCGCCGAGGTCGGTGCCCATCTGGAGGATTTGGCCCGCTGGGGGTTCACCCCTCGTTGGGTGGACCTGCAACGCGACCTGTGGATCCTCGTGTTCGCCACCCACCCGGACCGCGCGATCACCCTGTTTCACGACCAGGCCGAGACCCTGGCCGACCCGGCGCTGCGGCAGCTCTTCCTGGACTACGACCACGCGCACGACCTCGACGAGGACGATCCCCGCATCGACGACCTCGCCCGCCGGATCGTCGAGGCGACCCGGGAACGCTACGGACCCGACGAACCGCCCCAGCTCGATGCAACCTCCGAGATCCCCGCCCTCATCCAGGGAACGGTCAACGCCTCATCTCCGGCATGGCAGCGACTCGACACGCTCATTCGCACTCACCCGGACGCGTGA
- a CDS encoding VOC family protein translates to MTRPDQFASVRYLVDDVQEAVDFYTTHLGFTLRSNPAPAFADVVRGPLRLLLSGPASSGARATPSGAGAGRNRIHLIVDNLDTEIDRLRDAGLTFHSDVVSGPGGRQILLTDPAGNLIELFESAH, encoded by the coding sequence ATGACAAGGCCCGATCAGTTCGCCAGCGTCCGGTACCTCGTCGACGACGTCCAGGAGGCCGTCGACTTCTACACCACCCATCTGGGCTTCACCCTCCGCAGCAACCCTGCCCCGGCCTTCGCCGACGTGGTGCGAGGGCCGCTGCGGCTGCTGCTGTCCGGCCCCGCCAGCTCCGGTGCCCGCGCCACCCCCAGCGGCGCCGGCGCCGGACGCAACCGCATCCACCTGATCGTTGACAACCTCGACACCGAGATCGACCGGCTCCGCGACGCCGGACTGACCTTCCACAGCGATGTGGTCTCCGGCCCCGGCGGACGCCAGATCCTGCTCACCGACCCCGCAGGCAACCTCATCGAACTGTTCGAATCTGCCCATTAG
- the kdpF gene encoding K(+)-transporting ATPase subunit F has product MTVENIIGLIVAVALLGYLVLALIFPERF; this is encoded by the coding sequence GTGACCGTCGAGAACATCATCGGCCTGATCGTGGCCGTCGCCCTGCTGGGCTATCTCGTCCTCGCCCTGATCTTCCCGGAGAGGTTCTGA
- a CDS encoding ArsR family transcriptional regulator, whose translation MRSSGHAAPAFVHLAAHPLRWRLLTELAASDYRVRELVERVGQPQNLVSYHLRLLRGGGLVTARRSSFDGRDSYYHLDLERCAHALADAGTALHPALGFDPTSSPPSTPPPTRSAVLFACTGNSARSPIAEALLRHRTHGQVEVTSAGSHPKPRIHPDAVRVLREHHGIDISSRRPQHLDTLADRRFDYVISLCDKVREVCPDFGDRPRLAHWSIPDPAPAGGDEPAGYPAFVRTAAEIDTRIRYLLPLLARTPQEVKP comes from the coding sequence ATGAGGTCCTCGGGTCATGCCGCCCCGGCGTTTGTGCACCTGGCCGCTCATCCGCTGCGGTGGCGGCTGCTGACCGAGCTGGCCGCAAGCGACTACCGGGTCCGGGAACTGGTGGAACGGGTCGGCCAGCCGCAGAACCTGGTCTCCTACCATCTGCGACTGCTGCGCGGAGGCGGGCTGGTCACCGCCCGCCGCAGCAGCTTCGACGGCCGTGACAGCTACTACCACCTGGACCTGGAGCGTTGCGCGCACGCACTCGCCGATGCCGGCACCGCCCTGCACCCGGCGCTGGGATTCGATCCCACCTCCTCGCCGCCGTCCACACCGCCACCCACGAGGTCCGCCGTGCTGTTCGCCTGCACCGGCAACAGCGCCCGCTCACCGATCGCCGAGGCGCTGCTGCGGCACCGCACGCACGGTCAGGTCGAGGTGACCAGCGCCGGCAGCCACCCCAAACCCCGCATCCACCCCGACGCGGTGCGGGTCCTGCGTGAGCACCACGGGATCGACATCTCCAGTCGGCGTCCGCAACACCTGGACACCTTGGCCGACCGCCGGTTCGACTACGTGATCAGCCTGTGCGACAAGGTCCGCGAGGTCTGCCCCGACTTCGGCGACCGCCCGCGGCTGGCTCACTGGAGTATCCCCGACCCCGCCCCGGCCGGCGGCGACGAACCGGCCGGCTACCCCGCCTTCGTCCGCACGGCGGCAGAGATCGACACCCGCATCCGCTACCTGCTGCCGCTGCTCGCCCGCACGCCACAGGAGGTCAAGCCATGA